CAACAGCTTTGCTCCCAGAGAactgagcaagaaaatggatgCTGTGTTAGGATAATTTGATAAATGATACGGATTATGGATGATCGTTAGTGTGTGACTTCATTGACTACGGACGGCCATGCGTTACTTAATCAGGAGAAGCATCGTATTAATGCCAGGCGTGATGAAGAGTAACTGagtaatactactactacttgtAATCTCATTTTGCTAATTTTGTTTTGAACAAAAAGGTAAACTGAATTAGTGTGTATTACTCTTTCTTGTCAACTACAAGACACTACAATGAGTGCGTTTCTGGAATCATCTTACAGTTGACCTAAGAGTTAATTTGTCATGATTCATTGAATCTTTCCCTGGGAAAAAATGATTCTTCTCCAATGCAAAATTAAAAAACCCATCGTTTAGCATGAGTATTGAGtttcatttctcaaatctccccTTTGTGTGAGCCACCCGGCCCCTATTTATCCTCCTCCGATCGTATCGAATATTCTCTCAGTTCCATTAAAAGCATCATACTTTTCATTTTGTGATGTTTCAAAATATTTatacttttgaactattttttttaatgttatctgcatatttatctaaaattttgaccgtaattttataaataaattcACTAACATCGCCATCAATGCACTACTTTCAAACAAGTTGAAACCTCCAAATGTGACGAATAATTTGGGACCGAAGAgtgacaataataataataacagtcAAAACACTCTGATTATTCCATACAGAATACGACATTCCAATCCATCAAGCTCTCAGTGATAAGTTTTGTTAGTGGTAATAGCTGTACTTGATTGGCATTCTTGAATTTAGATCTTTCGAGGGCGACGCATTTCTCCAACCGCAAACCTAAATTTCAGAGAATTCCAGAatccaaaaaataattaattatagTTTCATCACTTCAAGTTTGACAGCGGAAGCACGGGATAGTCTATTttcccaattaaaaaaaaaattaccaacgGTGGAAAAGCAGCCAGTCACACATCTCTTCACGTGTCCCCTGTGAGATTATCAAAATCCCCTAAACGACATCCCCAGATTTTTTTCCCATAAAAAGGGACAATTAATATAGGACTTTCCCCAAACTGCCCTCCCTCACATTACACCCAAATGAGCTGAACGTTACAACTTATAACAGCATGCTCATCAAGAATTGGTTTTGAGCTGTAACAAGTTTAAATTTTGTATCTAAACTTGATTGTAGTATCAACCTAATAATAAATTTGTTTGATAAGGGTGTTAACCCAGtgaagtttttagaaaaaaaaaaaggtcttaAATGTAAAATTTATCTAATAATTATAAGTGAATCTCCAGCAAATGTGGGAAAAAAAGTATAATATATCATTTGAATTTAATCTAATTAGATTGAACTAATTATAATCAATAGACTCGAAGTTTAGAGCAtccatgtaaatattatttgtTTAAAATAATACAATGTGTATATATTCATATAATTTTAGTGTACGGATACATTTTGCtattcaaaaactagtttttcaaatactatacatttttttaaaaagtactctaaaaggtactctaaaaagtagtctaatttttttaatattcaaaaaatatcccaaaatatattttaaaaactctactactcttaaatattccaaaatattttctcaaaatatcccaaaatatactctaaaaactctgctacagtaaaatttttcaaaaacattcccaaaaacagttaatccaaacggagccacaATAACTTTATAAACGAGAATGGTGCAATATATTAAGGGTATATTATATTAACttttactccctccgtccccaTTCTTACTACAATGTTCTTATTTTTTGGACATCCCAAAATAAGGGTTATTATTTAAAAGTCAACACAATGTTTTATTAATCTTCCTGCTGTATCATTTGAAAAAGTATTTTTTCTCACCTATCAATGCATTTCTTGtacttttcaaattttgaatttgaacatAACATTGTAAAATCACTCAATTCCAACATATTAACATACAAATATACAATGATTACATATTCTCTTAAATAGTTGATTTtcaaaaaatgatttaaattaTGGGACGAAAGGAGTAACAAAAATAAGGGCTGTAGTGAACTACAATTCTCCCTTGTTATAAAAttactcaaatccaacttaTTCTCATACAAATGTACAATGATTGCATGTTATCTTTCAAAAAACGACTTAAATTGTGGGACAGAAGGAATAATAGAAATAAGTGCCATAATGAATTAGAATTCTCCCTGACAAATACCTCCTCTCAATCCGGATGCTCTTGTTAAGCTTTGGCTCTATTGGCTTACTTGGCCAGCTTGGCTGGAGTGGTGCCGCAAACGAGTGCACACTCGTAATTTCTCGCATACCCAGTGTCAAACTCGTACTCCACTTCCGTATCTATATAGAGTCCTCCCACTTCGTTACTTCCATCTCAGTCCAAAGCACTCCAATCTCAGTCACTACTACACTGAACCGCGAGCAGGAGTTTGAGTGGTGACGAAACAATCACagaattatctttcctttaatGGCTGCCGTTGGATCATCGGTGAGGATTTCTCCTTATTACAATCATAAAAACTGTAATGCTGGAACTGACGGCGATTTTTCCCGGCGGCTGTCATTCTCGTCCGTGTCGTCCAATGCCTTTGGCGAAAAACTGATCGCTTCAGTTGCCCAAGGACGACGGCGTCCGGAAAGTCGGAAGCCGTTGATAGTCTCTCCCAAAGCGGTTTCTGATTCTCAAAATTCGCAGACATGTCTTGACCCTGACGCTAGCCGTGTAAGTCTTCTCTTCTCTagtgtttttttctttcttctttttctttttttttttttttccaattttgcatGTGCAAGTGCTTTATGTTCACTGCGTTTGTTATATAATTTCCAGGAAAGTTTGAAAATATATGGAGTTATCGTATTGTAATGAAATGAGTTGATGCTGTGCGGTGGATTTGTAGAAAACTTGAGCTGAAGTTTTGAGCTTTGGTCGGTTGTCTCGGTTAGTGTGAGGGTGCATAAAATTTGGCTTTCAAAACGAAGTTACGTGAATGTGCTCGGTAGATCCAGGATCTACGCTCTCTTGCTCTGTGCATTTGCGATTTGAGCGAATAATCTACAGTATATAAGTATTTTGTCTTCTGAGTGTGTATCtgtagcaaaagaaaaaaagaggaaattaaTAAGACAAAAATGAATTGACAGTAGTCATATCTAAAACAGTAAATAATTATGATAGAAAATGCTTATTGTAAGAGTTGGTTTTTAACAAGTTGAACTGATTATTTGATGCACAGGAGCTGGATTTAATTGTTCACTTGTTTACTGGTGGAGTGATAGCAGTTGTCTTGGCATCTGATCACTCACTAATTGGGATGAGTACGATGATGAGgattataattataaattactcattgtgatatgtatttgtattCTTATGGCTCACAACTGTGCGTCTTGTTGGCCTAGGTGTgctttttagtttagttctaCTCTACTGGAATTTTAAGACGAAAAAGAAAGACTGCAAAATTTGAGATATCCTAGTAGTGGATCAGGGTTTTAGTATCAACAAGTCAAGTGTTGGACGACAGAATCATACatatttttgtttccaaaagttTTAGCACCATTTGTTTTAGTGGAATGGGTAGATAAGAACTTGTACTGCAACATACTGACTGATAACTTTTATTTTACATTTGAGGTCTTTAGTTACTCTCGGTTAATATTATCTGTCATTGTTCATTGTTCAGAGTGTTTTGGGAATTATTCTCGGAGGTGGAGCTGGGACGCGTCTTTACCCTCTTACAAAGAAGAGGGCCAAGCCAGCTGTTCCACTGGGTGCAAATTATCGGTTGATTGATATCCCTGTCAGCAATTGCTTGAATAGTAACATCTCTAAGATCTATGTTCTTACGCAATTCAACTCTGCATCTCTCAATCGTCATCTTTCACGGGCATATGCAAGCAATATGGGTGGTTACAAGAATGAAGGTTTCGTTGAAGTTCTTGCAGCTCAGCAGAGTCCAGAAAATCCTAATTGGTTCCAGGTAATTACCTTTCTTAAACTAATGACTTCTGTGCCTGCTAATATATTGAATCTGCCCTTTGATGGCTGTCTTCACATGGATAGCTGCCTCAAGAATATGATGTCCTAATCATGGTTTTGGAGTTTCTCACTTTGCCTTAGGTGTCAATTATGTTAGGACATGTTGTCCAACTTGTACTTTGTCGACTTTATGTAGAGATCAACATCAACTGCAACCACAAGTAGAATTAGCTAGTTCTGTGTTGTATTATTTTGTTAGACTTGTTCCCTTGAAGAATATTGTCTGCTTGCTGGCACATGTTTAtgacttatatttcttgtttatTCAATATGGGTCAGGTGGTAAATTTAGGTATTCAAACATAGTTGAGGTAGCAAAAGGTTTCCATGTTGCCCTATCCTTGTTCTTTCAAGCATGTGCAAGTTGCTTGAATTCCTATAATGGCATTCCTTTTATCATCAGGGTACAGCTGATGCTGTAAGGCAGTACCTATGGCTGTTCGAGGAGCATAATGTTCTTGAATTCTTGGTTCTTGCTGGAGATCATTTGTACAGAATGGATTATGAGAGATTCATTCAAGCTCACAGAGAAACAGATGCTGATATAACTGTTGCTGCCTTGCCAATGGATGAAAAACGTGCTACTGCATTTGGTCTCATGAAGATCGATGAAGAAGGGCGCATCATTGAATTTGCAGAAAAACCAAAAGGAGAGCAATTGAAAGCGATGATGGTAAGCTTATGAAATAGTTACTCACTTTAGAGCCGGATGGCCTGCATTATGAATTCTCAAacttttttacaaaatcagaCCGTGATACCATTCACAACCTGCTCTTGTTACAGGTTGATACAACTATTCTGGGTCTTGATGATGAGAGAGCCAAAGAGATGCCTTATATTGCCAGCATGGGTATATATGTCATAAGCAAAGACGTGATGATAAGTCTGCTTAGAGAAACGTTTCCCGGAGCCAACGATTTTGGAAGTGAAGTAATTCCAGGTGCAACCTCATTGGGACTGAGGGTACGACATTTCTAAAAATTGCTATTCTATGATCAGTTTTACACCAGATTTTGTCTATTTGTGCTCTAAGAGAGCTATTATTGTTGAACTTCACATAACATTTGTGATGTAAGTTGATGGTTGTGAATCCATTAGCCTCCCAACCACAAATAATCTGACCAGCTATAGATTCTGATTAAACAAATATAATGTTGTTATGCAGTTGTATTGGAAGTAAACTGCTCACCCTCCTAAAAATCATGAACATCTTATTGAGTTGATAGCTTTTTGCCAAGGGATAGAATTTTTTTTACGTAAAAATTTGCTGGCTGCTATGCCAGTCATGTGTGTATGACATTCAAAAATTACCAACCACTTGACATTTTTGTGGTGTAATTGGTGCATCTTCGGACTCTTGTTTCTGGAAGTCTGATTGCTGCTGCTTTCTTTAGGTTCAAGCTTATTTGTATGATGGCTACTGGGAAGATATTGGTACAATTGAAGCTTTCTATAATGCCAACTTGGGGATCACAAAGAAACCAGTGCCAGATTTCAGGTTTGCCTATATATTCTTCAGATAATTCTTCATATTGTCTCATGTTTTTATGCTGTGTTTTTCAACTGAAGCTCAAATctcattttgaacatttttTAGCTTCTATGATCGGTCAGCTCCAATATACACCCAACCTCGATACTTACCTCCTTCCAAGATGCTAGATGCGGATGTCACAGATAGTGTCATTGGTGAAGGCTGTGTCATCAAGGTAAGATTAGCCTTGGGCAGCAAGGCTACACTTCTAATGGTTAATGATTCCATTTGATTCCATTTCTGGTTACCAAACTGCATTTTTGCTGTCTCAGTTTTGGAAATTGCtgtcttttcatttctttttcaaaaactagCATTTGTGTTGTTTGATCCTTTAGCTGGAAATAAACCACTGTACGACTTTTCATTACCATGCATTGGTCTAGAATAGTGAAGGAGCATTGCATTTAAGGAAACTAATTATAGTGAAAGAGTAGATACGCGTATGTCCTAATCTATAGTATCTTTCTTCTTGCAGAATTGTAAAATACATCACTCCGTAGTTGGACTAAGGTCATGCATCTCAGAGGGTGCAATTATAGAAGATTCACTACTCATGGGAGCGGATTATTATGAGGTAATTCAGTATATGAATGGGCCGATTCTAATTACTTTCATGTATTGAGTATTAAATTAGTAGTCTTCAGATAATGCACTGTGATCCACATTGTTGATCTAAATAGCTAGCTGTTTTGGGTAACATTATCTGATTACGCATTGTTTGATAATTCTTCTCGGGGAATTGCACATTTTGCACATTGTTTTAGTTGGCCAACTGATATAATTTATTCTACTTGCTCCAGACGGATGCTGACAGGAGGTTTTTGGCTGCAAAAGGTAGTGTTCCAATTGGTATTGGGAAGCACTCTCATATCAAGAGAGCAATAATTGACAAGAATGCTCGAATTGGAGATGATGTGAAGGTTCAATTCCTGTATTTTCTTATTGATCTCGTAAAATTCAATCGAATCAGTGTATTTCCTAAAACTGAACACAGATATCCATTATACTCCTATATCTAAAAATATTGCACGGCTTTGTTGGTACTGGTGTGGTATTTGAGCATATTGTCAACTGCGAATTCCCTGACATGCGATTCTATTTTTCAGATCATTAATGGTGACAATGTCCAAGAAGCAGCCAGAGAAACTGATGGGTACTTCATCAAGAGTGGGATTGTCACCGTTGTCAAGGATGCTTTGATTCCCAGCGGAACTGTCATCTAGAGATCTCCCTCACTTAAATGCAGCATCCATAAGGGAAGTGAGGCGTC
The DNA window shown above is from Coffea arabica cultivar ET-39 chromosome 5e, Coffea Arabica ET-39 HiFi, whole genome shotgun sequence and carries:
- the LOC140006680 gene encoding glucose-1-phosphate adenylyltransferase small subunit, chloroplastic/amyloplastic, whose translation is MAAVGSSVRISPYYNHKNCNAGTDGDFSRRLSFSSVSSNAFGEKLIASVAQGRRRPESRKPLIVSPKAVSDSQNSQTCLDPDASRSVLGIILGGGAGTRLYPLTKKRAKPAVPLGANYRLIDIPVSNCLNSNISKIYVLTQFNSASLNRHLSRAYASNMGGYKNEGFVEVLAAQQSPENPNWFQGTADAVRQYLWLFEEHNVLEFLVLAGDHLYRMDYERFIQAHRETDADITVAALPMDEKRATAFGLMKIDEEGRIIEFAEKPKGEQLKAMMVDTTILGLDDERAKEMPYIASMGIYVISKDVMISLLRETFPGANDFGSEVIPGATSLGLRVQAYLYDGYWEDIGTIEAFYNANLGITKKPVPDFSFYDRSAPIYTQPRYLPPSKMLDADVTDSVIGEGCVIKNCKIHHSVVGLRSCISEGAIIEDSLLMGADYYETDADRRFLAAKGSVPIGIGKHSHIKRAIIDKNARIGDDVKIINGDNVQEAARETDGYFIKSGIVTVVKDALIPSGTVI